In one window of Pseudoliparis swirei isolate HS2019 ecotype Mariana Trench chromosome 15, NWPU_hadal_v1, whole genome shotgun sequence DNA:
- the LOC130205716 gene encoding membrane-associated phosphatidylinositol transfer protein 2-like, with protein MLIKEYRIPMPMSVEEYRIAQLYMIQKKSREESCGEGSGVEILENKPYEDGPGGSGQYTRKVYHIGKHMPSWFCAILPQAALRVEEESWNAYPYTRTRYTCPFVEKFSIDIETYYKPDTGNQVDVFNMSSAEKRQRTVDPIDIVKDYITPHEYLVEEDPKLYQSLKTKRGPLSDDWIEEINQDPGECPVMCAYKLCKVEFRYWGMQSKIERFIHDVGLRKVMVRAHRQAWCWQDEWYGLTIEDIRQLELETQLALAKKMAQYSDGGTETSGSSVDQGQGAEAAGSAAEAEGGAGGKLGDSLETRGELTKQWSTSSRSSNRSSKRGGSPSHQSISEWRMQSIARDSEDSTDDEFFDAHEDFSDNEEMFAKEITKWSSNDLMDKMETMEVDEAQELLYQELGGEYGVMSNEERQMGDCASHQCLQSAKTHILVLVLHGGNILDTGLGEQNSKQGDLNTLSGAFETVMGVHYPAALGRIAIRMVPCPAVCVDAFALVSNLSPYSYDEGCLSSSQDHIPLAALPLLATSAPQYQDAVATVILRANQVYGDFVKSPEGASFNGQVCVIGDCVGGILGFDALCSSSVTVSESQNSSRRGSAISVQDTDLLSPGIVINSVSPCSRSLEGSRHLSRSNIDIPRCSGPDDPKRQLPRKRSDSSTYELDTIKHHQAFLSSLHSSVLHGEAGSRRSSGSTMLEGGSLGKFDFEVTDFFMFGSPLGLVLALRKTVIPSLDVSALRPACQQVYNLFHPADPSASRLEPLLDKRFHLLPPFSVPRYQRFPLGDGHSALLVETVQSNPQLLMESVGAISHLDQDSAVNETSIPVPVLNWQLLTDTDSLHSNMSVDGPV; from the exons AAAAAGAGCCGAGAGGAGAGCTGCGGCGAGGGCAGCGGGGTGGAGATCCTGGAGAACAAGCCGTATGAGGACGGACCCGGAGGATCGGGTCAGTACACGCGCAAGGTCTACCACATCGGCAAACACATGCCGTCCTGGTTCTGTGCCATTCTGCCTCAAGCTGCCCTCCGCGTGGAGGAGGAGTCCTGGAACGCCTACCCATACACACGAACccg GTACACCTGTCCCTTTGTAGAGAAGTTCTCGATAGACATCGAGACGTATTACAAACCAGATACCGGAAACCAAGTGGACGTCTTCAACATGTCTTCTGCTGAAAAGAGACAGAGGACTGTGG ACCCCATAGACATCGTGAAGGACTACATCACTCCTCAtgagtacctggtggaggaagaCCCCAAACTCTACCAGTCGCTGAAAACCAAACGGGGCCCGCTGTCGGACGACTGGATCGAGGAGATCAACCAGGATCCCGGCGAATGTCCCGTCATGTGCGCCTACAAGCTCTGCAAAGTGGAGTTCAGATACTGGGGCATGCAGTCCAAGATCGAGCGCTTCATACACGACGTGG GCCTGCGTAAAGTGATGGTCCGAGCCCACCGGCAGGCGTGGTGTTGGCAGGACGAGTGGTACGGCCTGACCATCGAGGACATCAggcagctggagctggagacCCAGCTGGCTTTGGCCAAGAAGATGGCCCAGTACAGCGACGGGGGAACGGAGACCAGCGGCTCCTCCGTCGACCAGGGGCAGGGAGCCGAGGCCGCGGGGTCGGCCGCCGAGGCggaaggaggcgcaggaggaaaGCTGGGAGATTCGCTGGAGACGCGAGGGGAGCTCACCAAGCAGTGGTCCACGTCCTCCAGATCCTCCAACAGGTCGTCCAAGAGAGGCG gaaGTCCTTCTCACCAGAGCATTTCAGAGTGGAGGATGCAGAGCATCGCCCGAGACTCTGAGGACAGCACAGACGACGAGTTCTTTGACGCTCACg AGGACTTTTCTGACAACGAGGAGATGTTCGCCAAGGAGATCACCAAGTGGAGCTCCAACGATCTGATGGATAAGATGGAAACAATGGAGGTGGACGAGGCACAAG AACTGTTGTATCAGGAGTTGGGCGGGGAGTACGGTGTGATGAGTAATGAGGAGAGGCAGATGGGG gATTGCGCGTCCCATCAGTGTCTCCAGTCGGCTAAAACTCACATCCTCGTCCTGGTCCTGCACGGGGGCAACATCCTGGACACTGGTTTGG GTGAACAGAACAGCAAGCAGGGAGACCTAAACACGCTGAGCGGCGCCTTTGAGACGGTGATGGGGGTTCATTACCCGGCGGCGCTGGGCCGCATCGCCATCCGGATGGTGCCCTGTCCTGCCGTGTGTGTCGACGCGTTCGCACTCGTCTCCAA tctcAGCCCCTACAGCTACGACGAGGGCTGCCTGTCCAGCAGTCAGGATCACATCCCGCTGGCGGCGCTGCCTCTGTTGGCTACCTCCGCGCCCCAGTACCAAGACGCCGTCGCGACAGTCATCTTACGAGCCAATCAGGTGTACGGCGACTTCGTCAAGTCTCCCGAGGGAGCGTCTTTTAACGGCCAG GTGTGTGTTATTGGGGACTGTGTCGGCGGGATCCTGGGGTTCGACGCTCTGTGCAGCAGCTCGGTGACGGTGTCGGAAAGCCAAAACAGCAGCAGGCGGGGCAGCGCCATCAGTGTGCAG GACACAGACCTCCTCTCGCCGGGCATCGTTATAAACAGCGTCTCTCCTTGCTCGCGGTCCCTCGAAGGAAGCCGCCACCTCAGCCGCAGCAACATCGACATCCCCCGCTGCTCGGGCCCCGACGACCCCAAGAGACAACTCCCACGCAAGCGCAGCGACTCCTCCACGTACGAGCTGGACACCATCAAACATCACCAGGCCTTCCTGTCCAG CCTTCACTCCAGTGTGCTCCACGGGGAGGCCGGGTCGCGGCGCTCCAGCGGCAGCACGATGCTGGAAGGAGGCTCTCTGGGGAAGTTTGACTTCGAGGTGACGGACTTCTTCATGTTCGGCTCTCCTCTGGGGCTGGTGCTCGCGCTGAGGAAGACTGTGATTCCCTCGTTAGATG tGTCCGCTCTGCGCCCGGCCTGCCAGCAGGTTTACAACCTGTTTCATCCCGCCGACCCGTCGGCCTCCCGCCTCGAGCCTCTCCTGGACAAGCGGTTCCACCTGCTGCCTCCCTTCAGTGTCCCTCGGTACCAGCGCTTTCCTCTGGGCGACGGGCACTCGGCGCTCTTGG TGGAGACCGTGCAGAGTAACCCCCAGCTGCTGATGGAGTCTGTTGGGGCCATTTCCCACCTCGACCAGGACAGCGCCGTCAACGAGACCTCCATCCCCGTGCccgtcctcaactggcagctccTCACTGACA CGGATTCTCTTCACTCAAACATGTCCGTGGACGGCCCGGTC